One stretch of Marinobacterium iners DNA includes these proteins:
- a CDS encoding LysM peptidoglycan-binding domain-containing protein, which produces MRQLPALLLATTLGLALTGCQTQTVQKQPLKASSLVKPVQTAAPRVIQPEESDLWQLTRQHLQLPLDYQHPRLESQLNWYLRHPSHMPRVTERAKPYYHHILHEVLKRDMPAEIALLPIIESAYDPFAYSHGSAAGPWQFIPGTARHFGLRSSWWYDGRRDILASTDAALTYLEQLHRRFDGDWLLALAAYNAGGGTVSRAMRRNREQNKPTDFWSLDLPAETKAYVPKLLAVARTVRDADTLGITLTHIDNTPYFEAVETGGQIDLAQAASMAGLDLDTLYQLNPGFNRWATDPDGPHLLLVPTENAAPLRQALQTLPPEKRVNWHRYTVRPGDTLSTIAQRFSSSVSVIRQGNKLNSHLIRAGQALLVPKPSASSESYNLSLEQRIQAERQQLEQRAKRKHYHRVDSGESFWSIARRYGVGVRDLARWNQMAPSDTLKIGQTLLLLNVDIADAS; this is translated from the coding sequence ATGCGACAACTGCCTGCTTTGCTTCTGGCAACCACCTTGGGTCTGGCGCTTACTGGCTGCCAGACCCAAACCGTACAAAAACAGCCACTCAAGGCATCCAGCCTGGTCAAACCCGTACAAACAGCAGCGCCCAGAGTGATCCAACCCGAGGAGAGCGACCTTTGGCAACTTACCCGCCAGCATCTGCAGCTGCCGTTGGACTATCAGCACCCTCGGCTTGAAAGCCAGCTCAACTGGTATTTGCGCCACCCCAGCCATATGCCCCGCGTAACCGAACGCGCGAAACCCTACTACCATCACATCCTGCATGAAGTGCTCAAGCGCGACATGCCGGCCGAAATAGCTCTGCTACCCATCATCGAAAGTGCCTACGACCCCTTTGCCTACTCACACGGCAGTGCGGCTGGTCCCTGGCAATTTATTCCCGGCACGGCACGGCACTTTGGCCTTCGCTCCAGCTGGTGGTACGACGGCCGCCGCGACATTCTTGCATCCACTGATGCCGCTCTCACATACCTGGAACAGTTACATCGCCGTTTTGATGGTGACTGGTTGTTGGCACTGGCGGCCTACAATGCCGGAGGTGGAACCGTCAGTCGCGCCATGCGTCGCAACCGCGAGCAAAACAAACCGACCGATTTCTGGTCTCTGGACTTGCCTGCCGAAACCAAGGCCTATGTTCCCAAACTGCTGGCTGTGGCCCGGACAGTACGTGATGCCGACACCCTTGGAATCACATTAACTCACATCGACAACACTCCCTACTTTGAGGCTGTAGAAACCGGCGGCCAGATCGATCTGGCTCAGGCGGCTTCTATGGCCGGTCTTGATCTGGACACTCTGTACCAACTCAACCCCGGCTTTAATCGCTGGGCCACCGATCCTGATGGCCCTCACTTGTTGCTGGTACCAACTGAGAACGCCGCCCCCCTGCGCCAAGCTCTTCAAACACTGCCACCCGAAAAGCGGGTTAATTGGCACCGCTATACCGTACGTCCCGGTGACACCCTCAGCACCATCGCCCAGCGGTTTAGCAGCTCGGTCAGTGTGATAAGACAGGGCAACAAACTGAACAGCCACCTGATTCGTGCAGGCCAGGCATTACTGGTGCCAAAACCGAGTGCCTCGTCTGAAAGTTACAACCTTAGCCTGGAACAGCGTATCCAGGCCGAACGCCAACAGCTTGAGCAACGTGCAAAGCGCAAGCACTACCACCGCGTCGATTCGGGCGAGAGCTTCTGGAGTATTGCACGCCGCTATGGTGTCGGCGTACGTGATCTGGCACGCTGGAATCAGATGGCGCCCAGCGATACGCTCAAGATTGGCCAGACGCTCCTGCTGCTCAACGTGGATATTGCCGATGCAAGCTGA
- the gloB gene encoding hydroxyacylglutathione hydrolase, translating into MFDVHPIPAFNDNYIWALRSPQQPAEVAVVDPGDAAPILAWLEANNYSLAAILITHHHADHTGGVETLLNHASVPVYGPQNSPFEGITHPLQDGETLKLMQHSLQVKGVPAHTKDHISYFVGGDQPQLFCGDTLFLAGCGRLFEGTARQMLAAMHYFASLPDNTEVYCTHEYSLSNLAFAASVEPANAEITRVHERCHHLRHEGLPTLPSSIEQEKQINPFMRTAEPDVISSAEHYSGNPLKTEVEVLAALREWKNRF; encoded by the coding sequence ATGTTTGACGTTCATCCAATCCCTGCCTTCAATGACAACTATATTTGGGCGCTTCGCAGCCCTCAGCAGCCGGCCGAGGTTGCCGTGGTCGATCCCGGTGATGCCGCTCCGATTCTTGCATGGCTTGAAGCGAACAATTACAGCCTTGCAGCAATCCTGATCACCCATCATCATGCCGATCACACCGGCGGGGTTGAGACACTGCTCAACCATGCTTCTGTACCGGTTTACGGCCCCCAAAATTCGCCTTTTGAAGGTATCACCCATCCACTACAGGATGGTGAGACGCTGAAGCTGATGCAACACTCTCTTCAGGTCAAGGGCGTACCCGCTCACACCAAGGACCACATCAGTTATTTTGTGGGCGGCGACCAGCCGCAGCTGTTCTGCGGTGACACCCTGTTTCTTGCCGGCTGCGGTCGGCTGTTTGAGGGCACTGCACGTCAGATGCTGGCCGCCATGCACTACTTTGCTTCACTGCCCGACAATACTGAGGTCTACTGCACCCATGAGTATTCACTGTCCAATCTTGCCTTTGCAGCCAGCGTAGAACCCGCCAACGCCGAGATTACCCGAGTGCATGAACGCTGCCACCATCTGCGCCACGAAGGACTGCCAACCCTGCCCTCCAGTATTGAACAGGAAAAACAGATAAACCCTTTCATGCGTACAGCTGAGCCCGATGTAATCAGTTCTGCTGAACATTACAGCGGCAACCCACTTAAAACCGAGGTAGAGGTTCTGGCAGCACTGCGAGAATGGAAGAACCGTTTCTGA
- a CDS encoding class I SAM-dependent methyltransferase: MKFNEQLPVEQLIPPLCQWFDTPLGQEVVQAEQALAESVLPTLFGYHLLQVGLDHRQVLFDASPVSRKVMLMPQMQLGAQPLTIIADHDELPVCSNELDVVILHHALDYAANPHQVLREAARVLRPGGFMLSFSFNPASYWGLWSRLKRRNLPPWGGHLISHGRLHDWLSLLEMTEVRAQTACHHLPLENRLWRCRLSLFERLSRRVPGCSGAVLMVLARKDVAGMTPIRPGWKRRRLLSLPVAEPKPTARGKSF, from the coding sequence ATGAAGTTCAATGAGCAGCTACCCGTCGAGCAGTTAATTCCCCCGCTGTGCCAGTGGTTTGACACCCCGCTGGGGCAAGAGGTGGTTCAGGCAGAGCAGGCCTTGGCAGAATCGGTGTTGCCGACCCTGTTCGGTTATCACCTGCTGCAGGTGGGGTTGGATCATCGGCAAGTGTTATTTGATGCCAGTCCGGTATCGCGCAAGGTGATGCTGATGCCACAGATGCAACTGGGGGCTCAACCGCTCACCATCATTGCCGACCATGATGAGCTGCCGGTGTGCAGCAATGAGCTGGATGTCGTGATTTTGCACCATGCACTGGATTATGCCGCCAACCCGCACCAGGTGCTGCGAGAAGCCGCTCGTGTACTGCGTCCCGGTGGTTTTATGCTCAGCTTCAGTTTTAATCCGGCCAGCTACTGGGGGCTTTGGTCGAGGCTGAAACGACGTAATCTGCCCCCATGGGGTGGCCATCTAATCAGTCATGGTCGTCTGCATGATTGGCTTAGTCTGCTTGAAATGACTGAAGTCAGGGCGCAAACCGCCTGCCACCACCTGCCGTTGGAAAATCGGCTGTGGCGATGTCGCCTCAGCCTGTTCGAGCGCTTGAGTCGGCGTGTACCTGGGTGCAGTGGTGCTGTATTGATGGTGCTGGCGCGCAAGGATGTGGCAGGTATGACTCCGATCCGTCCGGGCTGGAAACGCAGACGTTTGCTCAGTCTGCCCGTAGCTGAACCCAAGCCGACTGCCAGAGGAAAAAGTTTTTGA
- the rnhA gene encoding ribonuclease HI, translating into MKEVEVFTDGACKGNPGPGGWGALLRYGEQEKELFGGARDTTNNRMELQAAIEALASLKRPCKVVLTTDSQYVRQGITSWMAGWKRNGWKTASKQPVKNIDLWQALDEQVARHDIEWRWVKGHSGHPENERADQLANRGVEEVGRA; encoded by the coding sequence TTGAAAGAAGTAGAAGTATTTACAGATGGTGCCTGCAAGGGCAACCCTGGTCCTGGTGGCTGGGGCGCTCTGCTGCGTTATGGTGAGCAGGAAAAGGAGTTGTTTGGCGGTGCCAGGGATACCACCAACAACAGAATGGAGCTGCAGGCTGCCATCGAAGCGCTGGCAAGCCTTAAACGCCCCTGCAAGGTGGTGCTGACTACTGACTCACAGTATGTGCGCCAGGGCATTACCAGCTGGATGGCCGGTTGGAAGCGCAATGGCTGGAAAACGGCGTCGAAACAGCCAGTGAAAAACATTGACCTTTGGCAAGCACTTGATGAGCAAGTGGCGCGTCATGATATTGAATGGCGCTGGGTCAAAGGGCACAGTGGTCATCCTGAAAATGAAAGAGCCGACCAGCTGGCAAATCGTGGTGTAGAGGAGGTTGGCAGGGCGTGA
- the dnaQ gene encoding DNA polymerase III subunit epsilon has product MSVRQIILDTETTGIDPEAGHNVIEIGCVEMVRRKLTGNTWHQYIKPDREVEAEAIEVHGITNEFLADKPRFAELAHEFLEFVRGAELIIHNAAFDIGFLNTELARNGINERVDEICTVIDTLMLARKKHPGQRNSLDALCRRYGIDNSHRELHGALLDSEILADVYLVLTGGQTSLQLGQGDSEDGEGEEPIRRIDASALVLPIVRANTDEIALHEAFLDLLDKKSDGAVWRNLS; this is encoded by the coding sequence GTGAGCGTACGGCAGATCATTCTGGATACCGAAACAACCGGTATCGACCCGGAGGCAGGGCACAACGTTATCGAAATCGGCTGTGTCGAGATGGTGCGACGAAAGCTGACCGGAAATACCTGGCACCAATACATCAAACCTGATCGTGAGGTGGAAGCCGAAGCGATTGAGGTGCATGGCATAACCAATGAATTTCTGGCTGACAAGCCACGGTTTGCCGAGCTTGCGCACGAGTTCCTTGAGTTTGTGCGCGGGGCTGAATTGATCATCCATAATGCAGCCTTTGATATCGGCTTCTTGAATACTGAATTGGCCAGAAACGGTATCAATGAGCGAGTGGATGAGATCTGCACCGTTATCGATACCCTTATGCTGGCGCGCAAGAAACATCCTGGGCAGCGCAACAGTCTGGATGCACTCTGTCGTCGCTATGGCATCGATAACTCCCACCGTGAACTGCACGGGGCGTTGCTTGACTCCGAGATTTTGGCCGATGTCTATCTGGTCCTGACGGGTGGGCAAACCAGCCTGCAACTGGGGCAGGGTGACAGCGAGGACGGTGAGGGTGAAGAGCCAATTCGGCGTATTGATGCCAGTGCCTTGGTGTTACCCATTGTCCGGGCCAACACCGATGAAATTGCACTCCATGAAGCGTTTCTTGATCTGTTGGACAAGAAAAGTGATGGGGCTGTCTGGCGCAATCTGAGCTGA
- the nudC gene encoding NAD(+) diphosphatase, whose product MADSITAEHWFLAHEGRLLRRDDQIFFTAADVGDTDVRYGVDDGFGLAVLAQRPVGLTAVDGLRGLLARSVDEVEYARLARASQLATWHDQHRFCGRCGGTLQAHPQDMARQCPVCSLVQYPRISPCIIVLVTRGDRCLLAHSARFPPGRYSTLAGFIEAGETAEAALKREVYEEVGIKVHNIRFFASQSWPFPHQLMLGFFADHLSGELVPDGEEILEAGWFGVDNLPDLPPLFSIARQLIDHFFAVKHDSSTE is encoded by the coding sequence ATGGCAGATTCCATAACCGCCGAGCACTGGTTTCTTGCTCATGAGGGGCGGCTGTTGCGACGCGATGATCAGATTTTTTTCACGGCGGCAGACGTGGGTGATACGGACGTTCGTTATGGTGTTGATGATGGTTTCGGGCTTGCTGTTCTGGCTCAGCGTCCAGTGGGCCTGACGGCGGTTGACGGGTTACGTGGATTGCTGGCGCGGTCGGTTGATGAGGTAGAGTACGCACGTCTGGCGCGCGCATCCCAGCTGGCTACATGGCACGATCAGCACCGTTTCTGTGGCCGCTGTGGCGGCACTCTTCAAGCACACCCGCAAGATATGGCCCGGCAGTGTCCAGTCTGTAGTCTTGTTCAGTATCCGCGCATCTCGCCCTGTATCATTGTTCTGGTCACCCGGGGTGATCGCTGTCTGCTGGCTCATTCTGCACGTTTCCCTCCCGGCCGCTACAGCACTCTTGCCGGTTTTATTGAGGCCGGCGAAACCGCAGAAGCGGCGCTAAAGCGAGAAGTGTATGAAGAGGTGGGGATCAAGGTACATAACATCCGCTTCTTTGCCAGCCAGTCATGGCCTTTCCCCCATCAGTTGATGCTTGGTTTTTTTGCGGACCATCTAAGTGGTGAGCTGGTGCCGGATGGTGAAGAGATTCTGGAAGCTGGCTGGTTTGGAGTAGACAACCTGCCGGACCTGCCACCGCTATTCAGTATCGCGCGCCAGTTGATCGACCATTTCTTCGCTGTCAAACATGACTCATCGACTGAATAA
- a CDS encoding SCP2 sterol-binding domain-containing protein — MTQSLTLERIVNKLPQKFNPDQATGLNAIFQFRLTDAKPFYIDIRDGECTSEYGLHEDPNLVLHLDEATLIRIISGEQDGMGAFMKGQLRAEGNVMLATRLGKLFSR, encoded by the coding sequence ATGACCCAGTCACTCACGCTTGAACGTATTGTCAACAAGTTGCCTCAGAAATTTAATCCCGATCAGGCAACAGGCCTCAATGCCATATTTCAGTTCCGTCTTACCGATGCCAAGCCTTTCTATATTGATATCCGTGACGGTGAGTGCACCAGCGAATATGGCCTGCATGAAGACCCCAACCTGGTACTGCATCTCGATGAGGCAACCTTGATCCGCATCATCAGCGGCGAACAGGATGGCATGGGGGCATTCATGAAAGGGCAATTGAGGGCTGAAGGCAACGTAATGCTCGCCACTCGACTGGGCAAATTATTCAGTCGATGA
- the sohB gene encoding protease SohB: MTAFLAEYGLFLAKTLTLIIGLLLFLGGLAALVERRKEQREGHIEIKSLNDHLEDMKTDIEAAVVDEALARQHEKARRKQEKAEAKALKKALKKGEEPEKPRNRVFVLDFDGDMHASDVDRLREEVTAVLTIADADDEVVVRLESPGGLVHAYGLASSQLERFRAGNIRLTVCVDRVAASGGYMMACIADHLVAAPFAVIGSIGVVAQLPNFHRLLKKHEVDYEVLTAGEYKRTLTVFGENTEKGREKFIEELEDTHSLFKSFVREYRPQLDLDKVATGEVWFGRRALDEKLVDAISTSDDYLFKLCQDCDVYELHYEVRRGLQERLGQLAVSTSDSLLLRWWQRLNNSRLLSR; this comes from the coding sequence TTGACAGCGTTTTTAGCCGAGTATGGCCTGTTTCTGGCCAAAACCCTGACCCTGATTATCGGGCTTCTGTTGTTTCTGGGCGGCCTTGCCGCATTGGTTGAGCGAAGAAAGGAACAGCGTGAAGGTCATATCGAGATCAAAAGCCTGAATGATCATCTCGAAGACATGAAAACCGATATCGAAGCGGCAGTGGTAGACGAAGCCCTGGCGCGCCAGCATGAGAAAGCGCGCCGCAAGCAGGAAAAGGCTGAAGCCAAGGCGCTGAAGAAAGCCCTGAAAAAGGGTGAAGAACCCGAAAAACCGCGTAACCGTGTGTTTGTGCTTGATTTCGATGGTGACATGCATGCCTCTGATGTCGATCGTTTGAGGGAAGAGGTGACGGCTGTCCTGACAATCGCCGATGCTGATGACGAAGTGGTCGTCCGGCTTGAGAGCCCGGGCGGGCTTGTACATGCTTATGGTCTGGCCAGCTCACAGTTGGAGCGGTTCCGGGCTGGCAATATTCGTCTGACGGTATGCGTTGACCGTGTGGCGGCCAGTGGTGGCTATATGATGGCCTGTATTGCCGATCATCTTGTGGCTGCGCCTTTTGCGGTTATTGGCTCAATAGGGGTGGTTGCGCAGCTGCCCAACTTCCATCGCCTGCTGAAAAAACATGAAGTGGACTATGAAGTACTGACCGCGGGTGAGTACAAGCGGACGCTCACTGTTTTCGGCGAAAACACCGAAAAAGGTCGTGAGAAATTCATCGAGGAGCTGGAAGATACCCACTCTCTGTTCAAGTCATTTGTTCGTGAATACCGTCCGCAGCTGGATCTGGACAAGGTTGCGACGGGTGAAGTGTGGTTTGGTCGCAGGGCACTGGATGAAAAGCTCGTTGACGCAATCAGCACAAGCGACGACTATCTGTTTAAACTGTGTCAGGATTGCGACGTGTATGAGTTGCACTATGAGGTCAGGCGTGGTTTACAGGAACGGCTAGGGCAACTGGCGGTATCGACATCTGACAGCCTATTGCTGCGCTGGTGGCAACGCCTGAATAACAGCCGTCTGCTGTCACGCTGA